The genomic segment AGACCTGAACTAACCTTGCAGTTGTTAGTTAGACAATAGTAACAGACAATAGAAGACAGCTGGTCACTCTGCACACACTGCGTTTGTGCCCCAAAAATATTAAGTTGATTTAATTAAAACCATGCAGTGTCTTCATCCCCCTGGATCTTCTTTAGGCATATATCATCTGGATCGTCGTCACATGTCTAATGAAGATTGAGGGGGATCGAAACTTTGCAtggttttaaccccttaagacacagcattataaattagctgttaccagaatggcaatgaccaaatcgtaacgtattactaaaggccccgtgcactctcatagtagtgtagtactatagtagtaaaCTGTTCAatatctattacagcgtgccacaggaggtacggcgtgcattaaggggctacgttaatttttgtaaatatttttggtGACCAGAACAACTGTTTTCTAAAAACAATCAATTAGGCCCACTGCAGTGATTTAACCCAGAAAGACACAGCCTCTGTTCTAAATTAACTGTGACCAAAtactaagtcgtaatgtattactgcatgtgcactgtcatagtggtgtagtactagggTAGTTAATTTTTTCCAGTGACAATGCAGAATTCCTCTGTTGGAACGCTGTATGGTAAGGGGCTAAGTAGTCAATTTAGGTAAAAAGACATTGTAAGCAGTTTACAGTCATCCATGTTGATGTTTCTTACCTTGAGCCTGAGGAGCCACTCTCTCCTCTGGAAAATGACACAAATGGTAAAAAGGGTAAATGAAGGTCTTTTTCTCCCTTTGTTATTTGCATGCTTTGCAGTACATAATGCATTGCTATAGTGACAAGCTAATGAATTAGCATTTTGTGGGAAAGTGCCATAGCATTTTAATTACTTGAATTACTTAGCAGCACATGCATTAACTATCCCACATAAGTGTTTTTCCTGAAAATAAAATTGGTACGCCCATCGACGAATTACTTCTGTGTTGCTGGGTTTTTTTGCATACTATAATACCATAAGTATTCTTTGACTTTAAGGTCAAGCAATCAAGATCTAGAATTCAGCAACCAAAAGACAAAGAATTAAGTCACATTTTTGACATTTTCCCTTCAGCACAGAGATAACCATATACCTTCAGTGAGTTTGTCTGCGATTAGGACATCATCTGGATTCTCCTCATTCTCTGGTTTGGTGACCACCATGGATGTGAGAGGGGTGACAAAGCTGTACTTCAGGGAGAGATCCAGAGCCTCAGCGGTAGCATTGGCCCTTTCCTCAGGTGTGCCCTTCTCTCTAAAAGTACAATAATGATTATGAATTGGTGATTTTAAAACTGTTCTCCACTTGCTTTTACAGTATAGAGATGTAGAATTCGTCCGCCTGACCAGCTAGATCTCATAGAATTCCATGGAATAGACATGGGcatttgggacacgaaatctgtgtcagtttcacggattttgccaaaattccgtgctatGGTCACAGAGGTGTTTTCCCACAGTACTACGGTATGTCAAGTCTAGTTATCATTAGAAAAATGATAACAAGTTCTAATATTAACAAaggaatgctatagcaatttaagttgtgtccTGAACAAAAcagtccctaaccttaacctatcagtaaagacatgtttttgagaaatgcgttttccagttggttgataggctatcaaattcttGTACTACGTAAATGAAAGGACACTAGCAGTataagctgtgcccagaccaaaacaatccctaaccctaacctgtcagtaagaaatatttttgagaaaaaaaaaacctttgaaatTAGAACAATTCTGAGAGAACACAAGACGACTATGGAAACATGCgtagagctgtgggaatatagagaaagcacttccgtgggcccatcacagaattttgccaaaatctgtTCAACAGACAAAGATTTTGTGTCACAAAGGTCTGTgtccatttcacagaattcagTGAGATCATGTTGGCCTGAGGCCGGTATAGATGCCATTTTAACAGAAGAGCAGGAACATCACTGACTTTTTGTCCAGGAGCTGCTCGATAGTCAGGTAGGCCCACAGGCGCTCGGTGAACTCCCCAAAGATGTATTCTTGTTCTGGGAACACGTCATCCCACTCTGTAGCAGTGGCCTGCCCATGGATCACATACTCCTCCacctgcacagaaaaaaaacaacagttgaATGAATGGACTGCTACTGATTTGATTTCTATGTCTTTTTTGAGTATTTATTTATACCACTCCACACTCTAGGTACATCTCAATCCAATAATGTTCTATTTAATATTGGGACTTAAAAACTTTTCCCCAATATTTAATCCATTTGTTTGTTGGATGTGTAGGCATATACAAGGCCCTGTCAACTCATAGTTCGGTGGTGTTGAAACATAAACAGAAGCAATTGAAACATGATAAGAAGTTGTTCTGTATGAGAAGATGCAAGATGGcatggagacagggagacagggagagagggaaagaggcgtAGTTCATCATCATTAGACTTTAATGAAGACATCTGAGGGCCTACATAAACAGGAAGTCAGCGTCAGTGAAGACAGTATTTCACTGTAATTTGCTGTGACACATACAATGCTGTACAtttcctacatactgtacatgacattGAACCCATTCATTTCCCTGCTACTGTAGATCTACGCCAGACATCACCTCATAGTTATAGTCACACTAGGCCTAGGCGGATTCTCACTCACCCCGTATGCTGACACTTCGATGAGGAAATTGTCCACGCCACTCTCTGCCAGCTGTCCCGCCACCACGATCTCAGAGCCGTTAAACAGCTGCTTAAATTGGCTGTTGGTCAGGGAGTTCACTGCCTCTTCTGGGTATCTGAATTGCACATCAGAGAGAAGGGGACTTGCCACCTCCTCGTAAAAGCCCTAAGGGAAAAGCACTGGTTTAGGTTCAGATTAACAAATGGCTTTATGCTTTTGTAGCTGAATGCAGACACTTTTTTACTTAACATCTTTTTAATCACACACCGGGTAAACAttcgaaaatatttttttcactttttttcaaattcactcaatgggatatatatatatatatattttatttttttaattgaatggGTCAGCCCAACATTTGGGTCTCTCATGTATCTGGGTAATGTCCAATGCCCAAAAACACTTTAAAAACTATATTCAGTGGAATGAGAAGGGCATTGCACAGTATATcgacaggaaaaaaaagaattagAACGAGTTAGAGTTGAGTTAGAAGGAGAAGTTTGAAAATTGTGATGAAGGGGGTGAAGGTTCACCTGCAGCTGGACAACAGCGTCAGATGCCTCGTAGATTCTTCGGGCCAGTCCGTCATTCTGCTTAGCCATGGAGTCCAGAAAGCCGTAGTCAAGGTCATAACCAAAGCCCAGGCAGAAGAGGCTGATGTTATTGTCGATAGCAGCTAGAACATTCTCCTGGATCACCACAGTGTCTGTCTCTCCTGTTTGTGAGAAGTAATCAGTGAATGTGACTTAAACACAAAATACTGACCCTCTCATCATTCTCAGGTGGTTATTTGGCAGATTGCTTAGAATCTGTCCCAAGATCTTGTTCGATTTTAATTTCCTAGAGGAAAGAAATATATAACTTAAAAGTAGCACTGTAATTATTTTTGATGGATTCTATTTTagaatgtatttctttttttcagttcatACACACCTGCTGTGGGTTGCCCATCTGTAAGTAGTATGACCATAGATACACCGTTCTCTGGGAGCAAgtgctgttgtgtgtctgtcaTCAGCATCTCCACTGCTTTCAGAATCGCATCATTGATGTTTGTAGCTGTTGGAGGGGAATGACATTGAATGGCAATGTCTGAGGTTAATCTTGATCGGTACACTACCTGTATTCTATGATTTGGCTAATGCAATATAATTTTCGAGAGGAGTAATGGTGGTGGTACTGCTACTacaagtagtagtagtactagtaataggcctagtagttgtagtagtagtcgttgtagtagtagtagtagtagtagtaatagtcatATATTGGTTGGGTTGGTGGTAGTAGTGATGGTACAAAGGTTGTTTTGTGTTCTTTTCTCAGAATAGATGGGATAGACTTACTTCCCCTGTCCTCAATGGTTTTTACAAATTCTTTGGCTGCTGCCACGTTGTCCTCGGTAGCTTTGCTCAGAGACGGCCTCCATGGTTGGATTTCATCATCAAATAGAACCAATCCAAAGTAGTCCTCCTCATGCAGGTCACTCAGGATCGTCACCAAAGCCTTTCGTGTCTAACGGAAGGCAAAAGCATTAGGGTGCAACCTTTGGTAATAAGAGCAGGGTTTTTTGAAATGTTGAGAACATTTCATCAACTTTTTAACCATTTGTTACCTGTTCCATTTTTCGTCCACTCATGGATCCGCTGATATCGATCACAAACACAACGTTCTTTGGAACACGGGGCAATTCCATGGGTGCAAAATAATGCACAAAGTATCCATTAACAATCTGGAATAGAGAATTACCCATGtgattaatataggcctacagtaagttttACCACAGTGATTTCGCTGCTCATCGGAAAATATTATTTTTCTGTCAGTGTCTAAAGCAAAAAAACAGATAAGATAAAAAATAGATAAGAAAATAGATGAGCTCAATGTAatatatttgtatttgtttaattggggttttttttgtaaagtgGGTTCCTGATGTTATGCAAAGACACGATGCAGAGGTCCTCTGCAGATTTCCTCCAGAATGAATGTTTTCGGCTTGTGTCATACCTGAATGTCCCCAATGCTTTCTGCACGGTTCACATCATACTTGATGATGAAGTCCCCATCGATCAGTGTACCGTCACAATCAGGGCATTTCCTTTGTTGATCCAGCGTTGGACAGAAGGACACATGAGCCTGCCAGTACAAAATAAGATTGAAGAGTAATTCCAATGGTTTTGCATTTTTCCTTCAAAAAGCTGTAGACATCTAAAACTTAATTAATGTACATTCCTCATCATATGTTAGCTTGTTCAGTAGTCAATGTCCATTTACAAATCAAAGTCTTGTTTAAAATGCTTGGAACAAAATGAAAGAAGGAATGTGTGATGAAGGTAAACAATATTTACTTATTACATTTCTGTAACCGTAAAATACTACAAGACAAACTCTGGAGATGGTTATAGCGTGTATTGTGAGATAGTGCGTACTGTATAGTGTAGAGTATTATGTACAGTGAGTGAGGAACAAAAGAACAGCTGGCATGAGAAATCCCCCTTGAGTCTGATGGGCAGTGCTGTACCTTTTTGTCATTCACAGTTTTGTCCACCAGGGGCAGCAGCTCGTTGGTGATGAACGTCCCATGGGCATCCAGGAAGGCAATTCCTTGAGGCTCGTAGATGTCTGCCACAATCTGTACATTGTTTTAGTATTTAGTCAAAATTACATTAATGAAAAGATAAACAAATGAGGTGAAGACAGAGGAGATTGAAGGCCTCTAAAGTCCTTAATGGATTAAGGCCAGGCTTGCATctggtctcttctcttttcaACTCAAGACTTGCTCTTTCAGATCCTGATGAGCACCTGAAGCTTTTAAGCTTGCCCCCACCGAGGCCAAAACTTGAAATCTCTCTCCACCTGACAAGCAAATTCTTTGCCCTTGCTGTGCATTTTTGAAAGAATTTACATGTTTGGAACTCACCTCAAAATGCTGGACCAACTGCTTGGGTTTCACCCTGGTCATGAGTTCATAGTTTCCCAGCCGACGTTTCAGCAGCTCCTCATAGGTCAGTGTGAACGTGACGTTACTCTGTGCTGCAATGTTCACTGAAACTGCAAATTTCTCCATCTTTCTGCCTGATGCCCTAGTATGTTGCAGGTGAAACACATACAAAGAAATCATATGAGCTGTACAAAAAAATGAAAGATACGTAAAGTAATCCATACATCTAAAAGCAACTGACTTGACGAGTCCAGCAGTCTGTCCTGATGAGACGGCCTTCTCATACTGCTTCTtggccttctccttctccttcacttCGCCCACGTAGATATCTCCTTCTATCTCCCTACAATTCAGAAATGACAGCTTTTAATAAACAGATTCTTATGGGACACCACACCTGTACTTATTTCaatgaaaaaataatattttCACATCAACAAATGGGAGTATTCCAAATGTGTGGTCCTTAATTCTGAGAACTTAGTTTTAGATATTAAAGCTGCAGCCTGTTACTGTGCTCTGGAATATCCTGTCTGGAACATTCTACATTCTGGAATGGGTCGTGAAAGGATGACTAACATGCTGAAGTTGGTGATGAAAGCAGTCTTTGGCAGCTCCACCTCGAAGAATATTTCCTTTGAGGAGTTCCCGTTGTTGCGAGCCACTGTAGTCATGACTGTGTGCGCAAATCGGGACGCCACCTTGCAGTCCACCCGCACGCTGTGCACTTCAATCTGTTTCCAGAAATagagcagggtgtgtgtgagtgagtgagagagagagagagagagagagagagagagagagagagagagagagagagaatttgtgaagTTACAATTCCTGTAGAGATCATGCAATTACCGTCATAGCATCATTAGACAGTTAAAATGACCTAAACTGTTCCAGACTAGACATCCCATGAGTCACTCAATCTGGGTGTGTGAACAGCCTGGAGAACATGCAGAGTACTAAAATAACAGTATTTGAAACAGCAGGTCACAGCTAAGAACAGATTTTTTAAGTAGGACAAGACCATTTGATTCCATCTGAAATAAAAAATTATGTGACCGAAGACACATAATTCAAATGAGTGATAATGGATAGAGGGAAAGTCTCTTACCTCGACATCATTGACACTCCGTTTCTAgtgagagaaaaatagaaaaaggtTATTTCATATGTTTTTATAATTACAAAAGCTGTGCTGGCAGCAGGTCTTTCACAGAATGCTGGCTCTCATGGCAGTTCAATAAACCTAAATTGGCAGGTAAATCAACATAAACTAAACCATCGTACCTTTAGATGTCTTGTCCTCTCGGGGTTGCTCTGAAAGATACCAAATTGTCAACATCTcagtcttaaccccttaagacacagcattataaatgagctgttaccagaatggcaatgaccagatcgtaatgtattactaaaggccctgtgcactctcatagtagtgtagtactatactgccgtgcaatactagaacgcagtaactcaaaatggtcgaaaaaaaatttatatcggaaatcggttctaaactacctcaattgtcttgtgtccaaaaatggtggtccaacaccgtcccgttttggagaaaactcattttgaaagtgcaaaaatgacccaaaaaaggttaaacaaaatggagtaaatcggcgagttactgctgcacgttccaatgggactggtttgggagtagacagtaatacaagctaagaacgcagtaactcctgcagtaactccattttgtggcagtaataccagccaagaacgcagtaagtcggttttttgtggcaaaaggacacataaatgttgttttttggggtttttttttgtgtgcattaaatttctatcctaaaaaagcattaccaggaagtgtcaccaccaatttaccgacaacacagttgtcgcgccatatggaaaactttgaagccttttttctcagtttgccgtttttagagttactgcgttctaagattgtacggcagtatagtagtaaactttcaatgtctattacagcgtgccacaggaggtacggcatgcattaaggggctacattgaGGCCAATAATAATGACTAGCCCCCCATGGGAGAGCAGCTATGAGAGTCATGCTATGCCTATGGCATTGAGATGGCCACTTACCTGTACCTGTACATCGTTGTCCCTTGATATAACCAGAGCACCATGGGTGCTGACAAACCCACCGACACAGAGCCACAGCAACAGCACGGTCCTGACTACAGACATGATTCAGGCTGATCTcaacgctgcctgcctgcctgcactacTTCACTGCACCCTGTCAGGGCGGGTCTGTACCCCcttcacacactcagagagagagagagagagagagagagagagagagagagagagagagagagagagagagagagagagagagagagagagagagagagagagagtcaaagatcACCAACACTGGCTTCTTTGTACAACTGGCCAGCAAATCTAACCTACACTTAGGTACGTaggtatgtgtctgtttgtgctcaTGTGTATACTTGCAGAAGGCCATAAAAATCACATTATTTTCAGAGCTTTCAGTGCCAGTATCCACAGGGTTCCCACTATTTTTGAATGATCTTTGTGacatgatcaattttgacagaatgttttaatgtcAATGTCTCAATTAAATCAATTGAATCTGCTTAATTGATGGATTTGACTTTTAAATCCTTATTTTCGTTTAGAAGTTTAGAAGAACACTGCTTTGAATTAGTGCAGTCTTGACAATATGTCAGCAGTAACTACCAAATAAATGGTCATGTCAGACGTAATTGGTCCTGACGACAGAAACAGCGCTAGGATACGTTGTGTTATCTAACAGCTTCCTTTGGAGGTGCTGCGAAGTCATCTGGGAGAAGAACACCCACATTGCATGTTGTAAAGCCCCACACAACTGCTGCAACCACGCAAATGTGCACAGCCCCGAACCTCTAGTAGCAGACAGCGAATGCATgcatcatgtactgtatgcattggtCCCTTGATCAGTCATAAAACACCACCAGGGACTCGAAGGGCTACCTACGATCGCCTTCATTTTTCTTCACATCCTGAAGAGGGCCGTCCCACATCGCGCTATTTGCTGAGCATATAGCATAGTACTGTACACGGCACAGCATACAGTAATATAAACAGCAACTCATACTCCACATAAGGCCTGTGACTCAGCCATAAACCGACCGTGAGGTAGGAACAGCGGACGCTTTGTCGCGCCACCcagaccccctctctctctctctctctctctctctctctctctctctctctctctctctctctctctctctctctctctcacacacacactctctctctctctagcccaatTCCCATAACGTCTTCGGCGTGGCTGAAAAGGGCTCAGTGCGGTGCAACTGTAAGCACCCCCTACCCCTACAAAACCACCCCACTTTCCCGCTGCCTGCATGGGTCCCGTCACTTCCCCCATGGTACAGTGTGCGGCTCACAGAAGCCGTCTTGTTGAGCCTAATGCACCGATGCTGCACCTAGCCCCCCCAACGTCAGAACACACGGCCGTTTCTGCCTCTGCCTGCTAGTCTATGCTGTGGCCTGTTGCTTATGTAACTTGCGTCCGAATGACTCATTTATCTCAATTATTTCCATTCATTCGCCTGCAACCAAAAATTGAAGCCGGTGAGATAGTAGCACAGGCAGAGCTAAGTTAGAGGGGTCcatggggttgagagagagagagagagagagagagagagacacagagagagagacagagagagagatgcaaaagaTGGGCATAGAAAGATTGAGggtgacaggaggaggagagagagaaaggggcagcACAAGAAAGGGCATAGAAAAAGAGGACGAGTACAAAAATAaagggagagggcaagagagaggaagacacacacacacacacacacacacacagtcttggagGAGGGAGGGCATCAATGAGTCTGTGTGCTAGAGCAGAGGACCACGTCCAGCAGACCTGATCTAACTGCCTGGCTGCCAGACCCTCAGGGgaggagtgtatttgtgtgtgtgtgtgtgtgtgtgtgtgtgtgtgtgtgtgtgtttacatgcacgcgtgtgtgcgtgcgtgtttgtgtgtctctgtgtgttctttGGTTTACACTGTGTGCAAGTGCAAGTGAgtaatatgtgtgtgcgtttatgcggTTGTGTACGGTGAGAgtggctaaagtgtgtgtgtgcatgtgtgtcatctGCCATCTGCATATGCgtctcaggctgtgtgtgtgtgtgtgtgtgtgtgtgtgtgtgtgtgtgtgtgtgtgtgtgtgtgtgtgtgtgtgtgtgtgtcagtctgtgtgcgtAAAAGACAGAATATGAGAATGTGGGTGTTTTTGTTTGCCAGCTTGTATTTGTTCAGCCCTCCCACTTTAACAAGGCTGAAGTCAACTCCCTCAGATATGATGTCACTGGCAGGCAGGGCACCTTGTACCAATAAAAAGCAACAGCTCACTT from the Engraulis encrasicolus isolate BLACKSEA-1 chromosome 14, IST_EnEncr_1.0, whole genome shotgun sequence genome contains:
- the LOC134462094 gene encoding inter-alpha-trypsin inhibitor heavy chain H3-like isoform X1; the encoded protein is MSVVRTVLLLWLCVGGFVSTHGALVISRDNDVQVQSNPERTRHLKKRSVNDVEIEVHSVRVDCKVASRFAHTVMTTVARNNGNSSKEIFFEVELPKTAFITNFSMEIEGDIYVGEVKEKEKAKKQYEKAVSSGQTAGLVKASGRKMEKFAVSVNIAAQSNVTFTLTYEELLKRRLGNYELMTRVKPKQLVQHFEIVADIYEPQGIAFLDAHGTFITNELLPLVDKTVNDKKAHVSFCPTLDQQRKCPDCDGTLIDGDFIIKYDVNRAESIGDIQIVNGYFVHYFAPMELPRVPKNVVFVIDISGSMSGRKMEQTRKALVTILSDLHEEDYFGLVLFDDEIQPWRPSLSKATEDNVAAAKEFVKTIEDRGTTNINDAILKAVEMLMTDTQQHLLPENGVSMVILLTDGQPTAGETDTVVIQENVLAAIDNNISLFCLGFGYDLDYGFLDSMAKQNDGLARRIYEASDAVVQLQGFYEEVASPLLSDVQFRYPEEAVNSLTNSQFKQLFNGSEIVVAGQLAESGVDNFLIEVSAYGVEEYVIHGQATATEWDDVFPEQEYIFGEFTERLWAYLTIEQLLDKKEKGTPEERANATAEALDLSLKYSFVTPLTSMVVTKPENEENPDDVLIADKLTEEERVAPQAQGFQQPPALFANYHRIASAPSQASFPDFYDEAEAFPLVDGDPHFIIEIPERNDALCFNINDDPGTIMTLVRDPELGIVVNGETIGDKMVEPGSKVNTYFGRFGIVHKKLDIRLTVSTKEISAAQDSRVLKLQWSHTASVKGANMDLHVTKDQSLTVTLKDSVKFVIILHKVWKKHPYHQDYLGFYTLDSHLLSPSVHGLLGQFYHGVPFEVSDSYPGKDPDKSDATMFIKGNKLTVTRGWQRDFRKDVKNGEKVPCWFIHNNGTGLIDGSPHDYVVSSLIEAL
- the LOC134462094 gene encoding inter-alpha-trypsin inhibitor heavy chain H3-like isoform X2 codes for the protein MSVVRTVLLLWLCVGGFVSTHGALVISRDNDVQSNPERTRHLKKRSVNDVEIEVHSVRVDCKVASRFAHTVMTTVARNNGNSSKEIFFEVELPKTAFITNFSMEIEGDIYVGEVKEKEKAKKQYEKAVSSGQTAGLVKASGRKMEKFAVSVNIAAQSNVTFTLTYEELLKRRLGNYELMTRVKPKQLVQHFEIVADIYEPQGIAFLDAHGTFITNELLPLVDKTVNDKKAHVSFCPTLDQQRKCPDCDGTLIDGDFIIKYDVNRAESIGDIQIVNGYFVHYFAPMELPRVPKNVVFVIDISGSMSGRKMEQTRKALVTILSDLHEEDYFGLVLFDDEIQPWRPSLSKATEDNVAAAKEFVKTIEDRGTTNINDAILKAVEMLMTDTQQHLLPENGVSMVILLTDGQPTAGETDTVVIQENVLAAIDNNISLFCLGFGYDLDYGFLDSMAKQNDGLARRIYEASDAVVQLQGFYEEVASPLLSDVQFRYPEEAVNSLTNSQFKQLFNGSEIVVAGQLAESGVDNFLIEVSAYGVEEYVIHGQATATEWDDVFPEQEYIFGEFTERLWAYLTIEQLLDKKEKGTPEERANATAEALDLSLKYSFVTPLTSMVVTKPENEENPDDVLIADKLTEEERVAPQAQGFQQPPALFANYHRIASAPSQASFPDFYDEAEAFPLVDGDPHFIIEIPERNDALCFNINDDPGTIMTLVRDPELGIVVNGETIGDKMVEPGSKVNTYFGRFGIVHKKLDIRLTVSTKEISAAQDSRVLKLQWSHTASVKGANMDLHVTKDQSLTVTLKDSVKFVIILHKVWKKHPYHQDYLGFYTLDSHLLSPSVHGLLGQFYHGVPFEVSDSYPGKDPDKSDATMFIKGNKLTVTRGWQRDFRKDVKNGEKVPCWFIHNNGTGLIDGSPHDYVVSSLIEAL